A stretch of the Mycobacteroides immunogenum genome encodes the following:
- a CDS encoding Rv3235 family protein, protein MSHRYITRVADYEPAPVLASLPAACHTPRPARLHQSRARPTGIERQTHPREQSPSPLAVAFADAAMRRVLEVMDRRRPIAQLRPLLADGPLSAVMARSSRAPATTAARLSKIRVRRCTDDTAEIFGTFERGGRVKAFAGRIHSVRGDWLVVALQLG, encoded by the coding sequence ATGTCTCATCGCTACATCACCCGGGTTGCCGACTACGAACCGGCGCCCGTGCTGGCCAGCCTGCCTGCGGCCTGTCACACACCGCGGCCCGCGAGGTTGCACCAATCCCGGGCCCGGCCGACGGGCATCGAACGCCAAACACATCCGCGCGAACAGTCGCCGTCTCCTCTGGCGGTTGCGTTCGCCGACGCCGCAATGCGCCGAGTCTTGGAAGTCATGGACCGGCGCCGGCCCATAGCGCAACTGCGGCCACTACTCGCCGATGGACCGCTCAGTGCGGTGATGGCGCGATCGTCCCGCGCCCCCGCCACCACCGCGGCACGGCTCAGCAAGATACGGGTGCGCCGTTGCACGGACGACACCGCGGAGATCTTCGGGACATTCGAGCGCGGCGGCCGCGTCAAGGCGTTCGCCGGACGCATCCACTCCGTGCGCGGCGACTGGCTTGTGGTCGCGTTGCAGCTCGGCTGA